The following are encoded in a window of Arthrobacter sp. NicSoilB4 genomic DNA:
- a CDS encoding HtaA domain-containing protein encodes MNPANAAPDPLPPLGLSWGIKRSFIDYIAGLPDGSVSATAGATVSGSSLFCFSPDPSDYDAARGTGVLRFRGDVRLAGHHGMLLVRLLDPWITFTSGSGVLSISTGDGQDRTAVGFLSPAKPRDADGSLVWDHVDVVISPEGSELFDGQYAAGQPMDPLFIRVAS; translated from the coding sequence GTGAACCCAGCGAACGCCGCACCCGACCCGCTGCCTCCGCTGGGCCTGAGCTGGGGCATCAAGCGCAGCTTCATCGACTACATCGCCGGCCTGCCGGACGGGTCCGTTTCCGCGACCGCCGGGGCAACGGTGTCCGGATCCTCTCTTTTCTGCTTCAGCCCCGATCCGTCCGACTACGACGCCGCGCGCGGCACCGGCGTGCTGCGCTTCCGCGGGGACGTCCGGCTCGCCGGGCACCACGGCATGCTCCTGGTCCGGCTGCTGGACCCCTGGATCACCTTCACCTCCGGCAGTGGCGTGCTGTCCATCAGCACCGGCGACGGCCAGGACCGTACCGCCGTCGGCTTCCTCAGCCCTGCGAAACCGCGCGACGCCGACGGGTCGCTGGTCTGGGACCACGTCGACGTCGTCATTTCTCCCGAGGGGTCCGAACTGTTCGACGGCCAGTATGCGGCCGGGCAGCCGATGGATCCCCTGTTCATCCGGGTCGCCAGCTAG
- a CDS encoding trypsin-like peptidase domain-containing protein, giving the protein MATARSRVPEPEASEDPLDSYSATVIRVAAAVTPHVAALEVGGTGRHGRFRTGAGSAVLFTSDGYLLTNAHVVAGAQGGSAVYSDGTRTAVDVVGSDPLSDLAVVHGRAPTAAPAELGDAESLKVGQLVIAVGNPLGLSGSVTAGVVSGLGRSIPVWSGRNRRMIEDVIQTDAALNPGSSGGALADARGRIVGINTAVAGAGLGLAVPVNATSRRIIAALLKDGRVRRAYLGLVNTPVRLQPSAVVRTGRREGLLVVEVLAGSPAERARLRPGDVLLSVGEKAVSNAESLQRLLFAEAIGVPLELSVLRDGAEIKIAAVPEEMSEE; this is encoded by the coding sequence GTGGCCACTGCGAGGAGTCGGGTCCCCGAACCGGAGGCGTCCGAGGACCCCCTCGATTCCTACTCCGCGACGGTCATCCGCGTGGCCGCCGCCGTGACTCCGCACGTAGCCGCGCTCGAAGTGGGCGGCACCGGCAGGCACGGCCGGTTCCGCACGGGCGCCGGGTCTGCCGTGCTGTTCACCTCCGATGGTTACCTCCTCACCAACGCCCACGTGGTGGCCGGCGCCCAGGGAGGAAGCGCGGTGTATTCCGACGGGACACGCACAGCCGTGGACGTGGTGGGCTCCGATCCTCTCTCGGACCTGGCCGTTGTGCACGGAAGGGCCCCGACCGCCGCCCCGGCGGAACTCGGCGATGCCGAGTCGCTCAAGGTCGGGCAGCTGGTCATCGCGGTCGGGAACCCGCTGGGACTTTCGGGGTCCGTGACGGCCGGCGTGGTCAGCGGACTGGGCCGTTCCATCCCCGTCTGGTCCGGCCGCAACCGCCGCATGATCGAGGACGTCATCCAGACCGACGCGGCCCTCAACCCGGGAAGCTCCGGTGGAGCCCTCGCGGACGCGCGGGGCAGGATCGTCGGCATCAACACCGCAGTGGCCGGGGCGGGACTGGGACTGGCTGTTCCGGTCAACGCCACGTCCAGGCGGATCATTGCAGCCCTGCTGAAGGACGGCCGCGTCCGGCGGGCCTATCTCGGGCTTGTCAACACCCCTGTCCGGCTGCAGCCAAGCGCTGTGGTCCGGACCGGACGCCGCGAAGGGCTGCTGGTGGTGGAAGTGCTGGCCGGCTCACCTGCCGAGCGGGCACGGCTCCGGCCGGGCGACGTGCTCCTCAGCGTCGGCGAAAAGGCGGTCTCAAATGCCGAGAGTCTTCAACGGCTGCTTTTTGCGGAGGCCATTGGCGTACCGCTGGAGTTGTCCGTGCTGCGTGACGGTGCGGAAATCAAGATAGCCGCCGTTCCCGAGGAGATGTCCGAGGAATGA
- a CDS encoding BTAD domain-containing putative transcriptional regulator, translating into MGGCKPRHILEILLLNLGTPVSKTRLVELLWGPRASSGAVATLESYISGIRRAIQPGNTKTGPLRTANSGYVLDPQLVELDLTDFQQLLHAARQAAPAEAHGLAIQALELADEPLLGFELGADWAEDARTRHAAEKVAAQILAAETAAFLDKPQVTISLAQTAIQSEPLNERAWTILVAGYEQAGLPVEGLAAYERCRRLFDRDLGCAPGPALQAAHLRLLRQRAEGNAELSEVLAALLYLGERLHGPKCSQYAAEESRRMQENAGRVLDTFLRQARAAV; encoded by the coding sequence ATGGGCGGCTGCAAGCCCCGGCACATCCTGGAAATTCTCTTGCTGAATCTGGGCACCCCTGTCTCCAAGACGCGCCTCGTGGAACTCCTCTGGGGACCGCGGGCGAGCAGCGGCGCGGTCGCCACGCTGGAGAGCTACATCAGCGGTATTCGCAGGGCGATCCAGCCGGGCAATACCAAGACGGGGCCGCTGCGCACCGCGAACAGCGGCTACGTGCTGGATCCGCAGCTGGTGGAGCTGGACCTGACGGATTTCCAGCAGTTGCTCCATGCGGCCCGGCAGGCAGCTCCGGCCGAGGCCCACGGGCTGGCCATACAGGCCCTGGAGCTCGCCGATGAGCCGCTGTTGGGCTTTGAGCTCGGGGCCGATTGGGCGGAGGACGCACGGACGCGGCATGCTGCCGAGAAGGTCGCAGCCCAGATCCTCGCAGCCGAAACCGCTGCCTTCCTCGACAAGCCCCAGGTGACCATTTCGCTGGCACAGACGGCCATCCAGTCCGAACCGCTCAACGAACGCGCCTGGACCATTCTTGTCGCCGGATACGAACAGGCCGGACTTCCCGTGGAGGGGCTGGCAGCCTACGAGCGCTGCCGCCGCCTGTTCGACCGCGATCTGGGCTGCGCCCCGGGGCCAGCCCTGCAGGCCGCCCATTTGAGATTGCTGCGGCAGCGCGCCGAGGGAAATGCCGAGCTTTCAGAAGTCCTGGCTGCTCTGCTCTACCTGGGGGAACGGCTTCATGGCCCCAAGTGCTCGCAGTATGCCGCCGAAGAATCCCGGCGCATGCAGGAGAACGCTGGCAGGGTCCTCGACACCTTCCTCCGGCAGGCCCGGGCCGCAGTCTGA
- a CDS encoding dihydrofolate reductase family protein translates to MGLIHIDLFTTLDGVAQAPGGPDEDPDGGFAFGGWQAPLLDKVVGEQIDSGMEGMDALLLGRRTYDIFAAYWPHADGAIAGLFNRLPKYVASRQTPDLEWAGSTLLGPDVVAGVREIRERHANIHVIGSLNFVQTLFAERLFDRLTLWVYPILLGGGKKVFADGVVPTNLRLIEPVVTSPKGAVLQRYALADGTPGVGDMTTGDHSS, encoded by the coding sequence ATGGGACTCATCCATATCGACCTGTTCACCACGCTCGACGGCGTCGCGCAGGCGCCCGGCGGGCCGGACGAAGATCCTGACGGCGGTTTCGCGTTTGGCGGCTGGCAGGCACCCCTCCTGGACAAGGTGGTCGGCGAGCAGATCGACTCCGGGATGGAAGGGATGGACGCACTGCTGCTTGGGCGCCGGACCTACGACATTTTCGCCGCGTACTGGCCACACGCCGACGGGGCCATCGCGGGCCTGTTCAACCGCCTCCCGAAATACGTGGCCTCGCGCCAGACGCCGGACCTCGAGTGGGCCGGCTCAACGCTGCTCGGACCCGACGTCGTCGCCGGCGTGCGCGAAATACGCGAACGGCACGCCAACATCCACGTCATCGGCAGTCTCAACTTCGTACAAACGCTGTTCGCCGAGCGGCTCTTCGACCGGCTCACGCTCTGGGTGTATCCGATCCTCCTCGGCGGCGGGAAGAAAGTCTTCGCAGACGGGGTGGTCCCGACAAACCTCAGACTCATCGAGCCGGTGGTCACCTCACCGAAGGGTGCGGTGCTGCAACGATATGCGCTCGCCGATGGCACACCGGGCGTCGGCGATATGACGACCGGCGACCACTCAAGCTAG
- a CDS encoding Y-family DNA polymerase: MSSAASGRGSVALVDVNCFYASAERAFDPSLEGRPLVVLSNNDGCAVTRSPEAKALGIPLGEPWFKLAPRAKEWGLVARSSNYELYGDISARVMELLGRYSAWLEVYSIDEAFLGVTGTPEELLRLGHTMKTAVRRNVGVPVCVGIASTKTLAKLANKWAKHNPAFDGVCHWDAIPAAQREKLMAGLSVIELWGVATRLTKRLNGLGIHTVLDLARADPIMIRDRFSVVLMRTVLELQGTACIPLEEERTGRDQLIFSRSFAAPITTGAGLRQVLGIYAQQASARLARHGLQAKVLTAFAATSYYNPQNASSPSVCVPLPMPTADAVLLARAAYALLPRIDDGARYVRAGIMVTDLRPTGNQAPLAIFENPHEERGIGPLLEDVSRRYGRGSIGLGYAGIRGGPDWSMKRGMLSPRYTTHWAELPVVKAA, translated from the coding sequence ATGTCTAGTGCCGCGTCCGGCCGGGGCAGCGTGGCCCTCGTTGATGTGAACTGCTTCTACGCCAGCGCCGAACGCGCTTTCGACCCCTCCCTTGAGGGCCGTCCGCTCGTGGTGCTCTCCAACAATGACGGCTGCGCCGTCACCCGCTCCCCCGAAGCGAAAGCCCTCGGAATCCCCCTCGGCGAACCCTGGTTCAAGCTCGCACCGCGGGCGAAGGAATGGGGGCTCGTGGCGCGCTCCAGCAACTATGAGCTCTACGGGGACATCAGCGCCCGGGTCATGGAACTCCTCGGCCGCTACTCAGCCTGGCTGGAGGTCTACAGCATCGACGAGGCCTTCCTCGGCGTCACCGGCACCCCGGAAGAACTGCTACGGCTGGGCCACACCATGAAGACCGCCGTGCGCCGGAACGTCGGCGTCCCCGTCTGCGTCGGCATCGCCTCCACCAAGACACTGGCGAAACTTGCCAACAAGTGGGCCAAGCACAATCCGGCGTTCGACGGCGTCTGCCACTGGGACGCCATCCCCGCCGCGCAGCGCGAGAAGCTGATGGCGGGACTTTCCGTGATCGAGCTCTGGGGCGTTGCCACGCGGCTGACCAAGCGGCTCAACGGGCTGGGGATCCACACCGTCCTGGACCTCGCCCGTGCGGACCCGATCATGATCAGGGACCGATTCTCGGTGGTGCTGATGCGGACCGTCCTGGAACTCCAGGGGACTGCATGCATCCCATTGGAAGAGGAACGGACCGGCCGCGACCAGCTCATCTTCAGCCGGTCCTTCGCGGCCCCGATCACCACCGGCGCCGGACTGCGCCAGGTCCTGGGCATCTATGCCCAGCAGGCCAGCGCCAGGCTGGCGCGGCACGGGCTGCAGGCCAAGGTGCTGACCGCGTTCGCTGCCACGTCCTACTACAACCCGCAGAACGCCTCGTCCCCCTCCGTGTGCGTGCCGTTGCCGATGCCCACCGCTGACGCGGTCCTCCTGGCGCGGGCGGCCTACGCCCTGCTCCCCCGGATTGACGACGGCGCGAGGTACGTCCGCGCGGGGATTATGGTCACCGATCTGCGCCCCACCGGAAACCAGGCTCCCCTGGCAATCTTCGAGAATCCGCATGAGGAACGCGGCATCGGCCCGCTGCTGGAGGACGTCAGCCGGAGGTACGGGCGCGGTTCGATCGGCCTGGGCTACGCCGGCATCCGGGGCGGTCCGGACTGGAGCATGAAACGCGGCATGCTGTCCCCGCGGTATACGACGCACTGGGCCGAGCTCCCCGTCGTCAAGGCCGCGTGA
- the umuD gene encoding translesion error-prone DNA polymerase V autoproteolytic subunit, whose amino-acid sequence MGVIIGPRVIDAGTSLLSVLISPVPVAAGYPSPAQDYFDGRIDLNEHLIKDITSTYVVRVSGDSMEGAGISDGDELIVNRALEPRDGCVVVAVLDGELTVKRLRIMASGVVLQADNPRYPDIRVPALSDLVIWGVATRCLHHV is encoded by the coding sequence GTGGGTGTAATCATCGGGCCCCGCGTGATAGACGCGGGCACTTCTCTTCTGTCTGTCCTGATCTCGCCGGTGCCGGTTGCCGCCGGCTACCCTTCCCCGGCCCAGGACTATTTTGACGGCCGGATCGACCTCAACGAACACCTCATCAAGGACATCACCAGCACCTACGTTGTCCGGGTGTCCGGGGACTCCATGGAGGGCGCCGGGATCAGCGACGGCGACGAACTGATCGTGAACCGGGCGCTCGAACCACGCGACGGGTGCGTCGTCGTCGCGGTCCTCGATGGCGAGCTTACGGTCAAAAGGCTGCGCATCATGGCTTCTGGCGTCGTGCTGCAGGCGGACAACCCCCGCTACCCGGACATCCGGGTTCCGGCGCTGTCCGACCTCGTCATCTGGGGCGTCGCGACCCGCTGCCTGCACCATGTCTAG
- a CDS encoding DUF2975 domain-containing protein, giving the protein MTRRTSSALAAVLRILLLLTVFAQVWILPSAVERAVAVFPEVEPLTVPALIWGICAIACWQAIAVIGLRLVIRARDRRFDSAADKWLRAMVGCLLAFIVLVLSAFIALNVLAYTPPGVMLGLIAGGLIALIAAGSLVLLGTRPRMRQDSHA; this is encoded by the coding sequence ATGACGCGTAGAACCTCGTCCGCGCTGGCTGCGGTACTTCGCATCCTGCTGCTCTTGACCGTGTTCGCGCAGGTATGGATCCTCCCCTCCGCAGTGGAGAGAGCAGTTGCCGTCTTCCCGGAGGTCGAGCCGCTCACGGTTCCTGCCCTTATCTGGGGAATCTGCGCAATTGCCTGCTGGCAAGCCATTGCTGTCATTGGACTGCGGCTGGTCATACGCGCCCGCGACCGCAGATTCGATTCAGCTGCCGACAAATGGCTGCGCGCAATGGTTGGTTGTCTCCTGGCCTTCATCGTGCTCGTCTTATCAGCGTTTATCGCTCTGAACGTGCTGGCGTACACGCCCCCAGGCGTGATGCTTGGACTTATCGCCGGAGGGCTCATCGCTCTGATCGCTGCGGGCTCCCTCGTACTCCTTGGGACCCGGCCACGAATGCGGCAGGATTCGCACGCCTAG
- a CDS encoding class I SAM-dependent methyltransferase — translation MKPTHYDDFAENYSAENESSLLNAYYERPAMIGLAGDVSGRRILDAGCGSGPLSAALSAKGAIMTGFDSSPAMLELARQRLGAAADLHLADLSKPLPFADRSFDDVVSSLVLHYLEDWSAPLAELRRVLKPGGRLILSVNHPTVSVVNHPTEDYFAVRQYSEDYEFDGEPAVLTFWHRPLHAMINDFTSAGYRVATVSEPAPAPDTPHELLPPRILNGERTAFLSFIFFVLEAN, via the coding sequence GTGAAGCCCACCCATTATGACGATTTCGCCGAGAACTATTCGGCCGAAAATGAGTCCAGCCTCCTCAACGCCTATTACGAGCGGCCGGCGATGATTGGCCTTGCCGGCGACGTGTCAGGTCGCCGGATCCTGGACGCGGGGTGCGGTTCCGGGCCTCTGTCCGCGGCGCTGAGCGCCAAAGGCGCGATCATGACCGGCTTCGATTCCAGTCCTGCGATGCTGGAATTGGCAAGACAGCGGCTGGGCGCGGCCGCGGACCTGCACCTGGCCGACCTCAGCAAGCCGCTCCCTTTCGCAGACCGGTCCTTCGACGACGTCGTCTCGTCCCTGGTACTGCACTATTTGGAGGACTGGTCAGCACCTCTTGCCGAACTGCGTCGCGTGCTGAAGCCGGGCGGCCGCCTGATCCTGTCGGTCAACCACCCCACGGTCAGCGTCGTCAACCACCCAACCGAGGACTACTTCGCCGTCCGGCAGTACTCGGAGGATTACGAGTTCGATGGCGAGCCCGCAGTCCTGACCTTCTGGCACCGGCCCCTTCACGCGATGATCAACGACTTCACGTCGGCGGGATACCGCGTAGCCACCGTGAGCGAACCAGCGCCAGCTCCAGACACGCCGCACGAACTCCTTCCGCCGCGCATCCTCAACGGCGAGAGGACAGCGTTCTTGTCCTTCATCTTCTTCGTCCTCGAAGCGAACTAA
- a CDS encoding GNAT family N-acetyltransferase — protein sequence MPILIAPDDSYQSSWLEGTKEFDGAHLHGAGAEDWPLEELRDARSFRRFVDALVRGALPESPRKPGYVPCTYLWIVEGETFLGSLAIRHELNDFLLNEGGHIGYSVRPSARRRGHAAKALAAALPIARELGLTRVLLTCDEDNSGSRATIKKNGGIYEDTRNGKRRYWVATAASA from the coding sequence ATGCCCATCCTTATCGCACCGGACGACAGCTACCAATCCTCCTGGCTGGAAGGAACCAAAGAGTTCGACGGCGCCCACCTGCACGGTGCGGGCGCGGAGGACTGGCCTCTCGAAGAACTCAGAGATGCCCGGTCGTTCCGCCGCTTTGTCGACGCACTCGTCAGGGGCGCTCTGCCGGAGAGCCCGCGGAAGCCCGGGTACGTGCCCTGCACGTATCTGTGGATCGTGGAGGGTGAGACATTCCTTGGCTCGCTGGCGATCCGGCACGAGTTGAACGATTTCCTCCTCAACGAGGGTGGGCACATCGGGTACAGCGTGAGGCCTTCCGCGAGGCGTCGCGGCCATGCCGCGAAGGCGCTGGCTGCTGCCCTGCCGATTGCCCGGGAACTTGGACTCACCCGTGTTCTCCTGACCTGCGACGAGGACAACTCCGGATCCCGGGCGACCATAAAAAAGAACGGCGGCATCTACGAGGACACCCGCAACGGCAAGCGCCGGTACTGGGTCGCTACGGCTGCTTCGGCCTGA
- a CDS encoding SDR family NAD(P)-dependent oxidoreductase: MKKLAVVTGANRGLGLSLVDEFSESGWDVIAIARSPRPENTGADPHDVVTVRQDVRSDVAAGLLEVLNGRPVDLLINNAAQGAPHGELGSIPPAGILNSVDVNVAGPLRLVQFLLPNLLAAPDSIIINMTSRLGSLAAQANGDFSHLSTSYAYKISKAAQNMLTVSLAQDLQGRVRCWAVHPGKLATDLGQADASKDPRTAARQLRELVESGVRTSPRFCSLGEQDLPW; this comes from the coding sequence ATGAAGAAGCTCGCTGTCGTTACGGGCGCTAACCGAGGTCTGGGTCTGTCCCTGGTGGATGAGTTTTCGGAGTCCGGTTGGGACGTCATCGCCATCGCGCGGTCACCTCGGCCCGAGAACACCGGCGCCGACCCACACGACGTCGTAACAGTCCGTCAGGATGTTCGATCCGACGTTGCTGCAGGACTTCTTGAAGTGCTGAACGGCCGCCCTGTCGACTTACTGATCAATAACGCGGCCCAGGGAGCGCCCCATGGTGAACTCGGGTCAATTCCCCCTGCAGGGATCTTGAACTCAGTTGACGTGAACGTTGCCGGTCCACTGCGCCTTGTGCAGTTCCTCTTGCCGAACCTGTTGGCGGCCCCCGATTCGATCATCATCAACATGACGTCCCGGCTGGGATCCCTTGCTGCCCAGGCCAACGGTGACTTCTCACATCTGTCGACGAGTTATGCCTACAAAATCTCCAAAGCCGCGCAGAACATGCTGACCGTCTCGTTGGCTCAGGACCTGCAGGGCCGCGTTCGCTGCTGGGCAGTACATCCGGGCAAACTTGCAACTGACTTGGGACAGGCCGACGCGTCCAAAGATCCACGCACCGCCGCTCGCCAACTGCGCGAGCTGGTCGAATCAGGTGTCCGGACTTCCCCCCGCTTCTGTTCGCTCGGTGAACAGGATCTCCCCTGGTAG
- a CDS encoding GNAT family N-acetyltransferase, with amino-acid sequence MSPFDLPAHRLAAFARPVLEYLPAGFGAKDAARAEIDDIGSLAALASPDVVAARIGRLEVNVSTWDMTERLLEASDDSTIVSGLRYLNLDPAFPFVAVKTTARVNNVDAVNALAAQVAQAYRSVGVRGFTFWEQSGLDLSSAESWATVMAGSLSAAAGADERDVTAALTISWPEAAAEVFADYQREHRAWRSGAPELAPFVSESDQAGLQDAADHGLLMSLRDDHGFAGLAAATISPLFGRRAVCMLDVFLTERWRGKGLAPAIQSTFLAGQRSGADTVWGHIHAKNTPSLRTAQKMGRCPVQQEYFVSLPAF; translated from the coding sequence ATGAGCCCTTTTGACCTTCCGGCCCACCGACTCGCCGCTTTCGCCCGCCCGGTATTGGAATACCTTCCGGCCGGGTTCGGCGCTAAGGACGCAGCGCGGGCCGAGATCGACGACATCGGATCCCTCGCCGCGCTTGCGTCACCGGACGTCGTGGCGGCCAGAATCGGCCGGCTGGAAGTCAACGTCAGCACATGGGACATGACCGAGCGGTTACTTGAAGCCAGTGACGACAGCACTATCGTCTCAGGCCTCCGATACCTCAACCTTGATCCGGCCTTCCCCTTCGTGGCGGTCAAAACCACTGCCCGGGTGAACAACGTTGACGCAGTGAATGCACTCGCAGCCCAAGTGGCGCAGGCTTACCGCAGCGTCGGAGTGCGTGGCTTCACATTCTGGGAGCAGTCAGGCCTCGACCTGTCCTCCGCGGAAAGCTGGGCAACAGTCATGGCCGGGTCCCTCAGCGCGGCAGCCGGAGCCGACGAACGGGACGTGACCGCGGCCTTAACGATCTCGTGGCCGGAAGCGGCGGCCGAAGTGTTCGCCGATTACCAGCGCGAACATCGAGCGTGGCGGTCCGGCGCCCCGGAACTCGCCCCATTTGTTTCAGAGTCCGACCAGGCGGGACTCCAGGACGCGGCAGACCACGGCTTGCTGATGTCACTCCGGGACGACCACGGCTTTGCAGGATTGGCGGCGGCCACCATCTCACCGCTCTTTGGCAGACGTGCCGTCTGCATGCTGGACGTGTTCCTGACCGAACGCTGGCGTGGCAAGGGCTTGGCTCCAGCGATCCAGTCCACGTTCCTGGCCGGCCAACGCTCGGGAGCGGACACCGTCTGGGGCCACATCCACGCGAAAAACACTCCCTCGCTCCGCACAGCGCAGAAAATGGGCCGCTGCCCGGTCCAGCAGGAGTACTTCGTCAGCCTGCCCGCATTCTGA
- a CDS encoding dihydrofolate reductase family protein: MSQVTCDLTISLDGFASGPNQSMTDPLGEGGELLHRWQFEESQANAAAREGILAAGAYIMGRNMFAGPGTWAEEWRGWWGEDPPYHAPVYVLTHQPREPLEMQGGTTFTFVTDGIESALAQARTAAGSKDVAIAGGAQTVRQFLSAGLIDELRLHIAPIVLGAGERLLDGVANLKLEPTEVSGTGLVTHVRYRVIR, from the coding sequence ATGAGCCAAGTCACGTGCGACCTGACCATCTCCCTCGACGGATTCGCCTCGGGTCCGAACCAAAGCATGACGGACCCCCTGGGCGAAGGTGGCGAACTGCTGCACAGGTGGCAGTTCGAAGAGTCGCAGGCCAACGCAGCCGCACGCGAAGGCATCCTCGCCGCCGGCGCGTACATCATGGGACGGAACATGTTCGCCGGCCCGGGGACGTGGGCTGAGGAATGGCGGGGCTGGTGGGGAGAGGACCCGCCGTATCACGCACCCGTGTACGTGCTCACCCATCAACCACGCGAGCCCCTGGAGATGCAGGGCGGCACAACGTTCACCTTCGTGACCGATGGGATCGAATCGGCCCTGGCCCAGGCGCGGACGGCAGCCGGCAGCAAAGACGTGGCCATTGCCGGAGGAGCGCAGACCGTCCGCCAATTCCTTTCCGCGGGACTGATCGACGAGCTGCGGCTCCACATCGCACCCATCGTCCTGGGAGCGGGCGAGCGGCTGCTGGACGGCGTCGCGAACCTAAAGCTTGAACCGACGGAAGTGAGCGGCACCGGCCTCGTCACCCACGTGCGCTACCGGGTAATCCGCTGA